From Acidobacteriota bacterium:
GCGCCGTGTCGTCCTCGCGCAGGCACGAGGCCAGCGTCCATTGCGGGAAGGCGTCCGACACCGCCTGCTGTTCGACATCGTCGCCGACGATCAACAGGCGGGCGGACACGACGGCACCGATGCGATCCACCAGGGCCGGCGCGGACCGGTAGTCGATCGGGACGACGATGATGCCGCGCAACAGGCAGGCCCAGAGCGCGACGATCCACTCCGGACGATTCTCGCCCCAGAGCAGTACGGCCTCGCCCTTGCCGATACCCGCTGCGTGGAGCCGCGCGGCGAGGCGCCCCGCCGCCGCGCCGATCTCGTCGTAGCGAAACGTCCGCGTGCGATAGCCATCGTCGTGCACGAGGAACGGGTCCGTGCGTCGTGTGGCGTCGACGAAGAAGTCGATCAGCGTGGCGCGGGCCGGAGGCTGGCCCGATCCGGCCTGAGACGTCCCGCGGGAACCGGAGACCATGGGCCGCATATCATAGTGGACGCTCATGTCGGTTCCGCCGGTCTTCGCGGCAAGCGCGCTCTACGACAGCCTGCTTCAGAGCGCGCTCCAGCGCTTCCTGGCGCGTGCGACGCTCGAACTCGAGGCCTCGCTCACCGAGTCGTTCGCTGGTGCGCTGTCGATGGAGCCCACCGACGATCCGTGCGAGGTGGTGCTGCGATGGTTCGGCACGCGGCACATCCTCCACGTGCCGCGGTCGCAGCCGTTCACGGCGCACGAGGTGCGCGTGGCGCGCGCGATCGGCGAGGTGCTTTCGGCGCGCTATACGGCGCTGTTCGACCCGGCGGTGCTGGCCGCGCGCGCGGACCTGTTCCAGGGACTGATCGAGGACCGCTACGTGGCCGCGTTCCTGGACCGGCGGCCGTACAAGGCGGGCGCCGAGCGCAACCGCGCCGATCGTCTCGCACACTGTATCGAGGTGCTGCGCGTGGCGGCGCTCTCCAGCTACGAGAGCGCGGCGATCTCCTCGGGCCTGCTGGCCCTCGGCGACGCGGAGCCGCATGGCAGGCAGCCGTCCGCGCGCGTGTACGGGCAGTCGCTGACGGCCATCAAGAGTTTCTATCGCCTGTGCGACGGCGTGCGCACCGTCTTCCTCGTCGGCGAAGACGGGCTGCTGCTCGACATCATCGACATCACGCAACGGGCCCGGCAGATCCACCCGATGCTGGCCATCACCGCGCCCTGCCCATCCGCGTATCGCCAGCACGCCGCGGCCACGCTCGGCACGCGCGACACCTGCATCGTGTTGAGCCCCACCCACGAGATCAAGGTCTTCGCCGAAGGCGCGCTCGTGTTCACGTTCCGCAACGCGGACTGGCACCTGCTCGACATCGAGGCGAAGTACGTGCAGTGGCTGCAAGCCGTCGGGTCGCGGCCGATTGCCGAGAAGCTGTTCCAGTGCGCGCTCGACATGGCCGACGCGCGGCAGGGCGCGCTGCTCGTGGTGCTGCGCGACGCCGAGGCGGCCGGCATGCTCGTGGCACCGATCGATCGCCTCGACAGACCAGAGCTGCCGTCGACAGACGGCCTGAGTCAGCGCCGTCCGCTGCACTACCTCCTGCGCGGCAGGACGCTCGACGATGTGGAAGACAGCGTGCTCATGGCGCTGGCGAGCCTCGACGGGGCCACGGTGGTGGACACGCAGGGACGACTGATCGCCGCAGGTGCGATCCTGATGCATCCGCATGACGAAGGGGGAGACGCCTGGGTGTCGGAGGGCGCGCGGACGACGGCGGCGCAGACAGCGGGGCGGTTCGGGCCGGTATTGAAGGTGAGTACCGACGGGATGATCACGTGTTACGACGGCGGGCGCTTGTGGGAAATCTGACCGCCTCGCTCACGAACGGGCTCCGGGCTAGAATGGCCTCCCCGGCGGGCATGGCCGGCCGGGGACGAGGAAGGCGACAGCACTGATGCGAGTGTTCGTGACCGGGGCTACCGGCTACATCGGGTCGGCGGTGGTCGATGCCCTGCAGCGCGCGTCCCACGAGGTCGTCGCGCTGGTACGGCACCAGGCAAAGGCTCGGCGTCTGGCCGACCGCGGCGTGGAGTCGGCCGTCGGCACGCTGGGCAACCCGTCCACGTGGCGTCAGCAGGCGTCCACGTGCACGGGTTTCGTGCACGCGGCGTTCGAGCAGTCGCCCAAGGGCGTCGAGATCGATCGGATTGCGCTCGACACGCTCGTCGACCTGGCCCGCGCGGCGGGAGAGCGTGGACCGGCGTCCTTCATCTATACGTCGGGCATCTGGGTGCTCGGATCCTCGCCGGAACCCGTCGACGAGACGGCCCCCCTGCATCCGACTGACCTGGTCGCGTGGCGACCGGCTCACGAGCAACTCGTCCTCGATACGGCGTCAGACACATTGCGCGCGGCGGTCATCCGTCCCGGCATCGTGTACGGCGGCGCGCACGGTATCGTCTCCGACCTGCTGGCGTCTGCCGAGAACGGCCTCATGCGTATCGTCGGCTCCGGCGAGAACCACTGGCCGCTCGTGTACGACCGCGACCTGGCGGATCTCTACGCACGGGTGCTCGTGAGTGACGAGGGGCGTGGCGTCTTCCACGCCACTGACGGTGCGGACGAGCAGGTGCGCACGATTGCCGAGGCGATCGTCGAACATCGGCCGCATCCGCCCGACATCAGGTTCGTGCCGCTGGCCGAAGCGCGCGCGAAGATGGGACCGTACGCCGACGCGCTGGCGCTCGATCAGCGCATTCGCAGCCCTCGTGCGCATGCGCTCGGATGGAATCCGTCGCTCCGTTCCGTATCGGGGAACATCCCGCGCCTGTTCGAGGAATTGCGCCGGGGACGGGCGAGACAACAACAGGAACAGCAGGATTCGTAGGCAGGGGCGCCCCTGGTGGGTGCCCGTAAGGAGCCGTGGCCATGAAACTGACAGCCGGTGTCGGGCTGCTCACCGCAGCCCTCGTTTTTCCCGCGCAGGATGCGTCGGCGCAGACCGCATTCTCGGCCACGCATGCCGCCGCCACGGATCCGCACGCGGAGCACGCCATGGAGGCCGCGAGCCACGCAGGGCATCAGGCCGCGCCTGCGGCCGCGAACCTGCCGCCGGGCGAGGACGGCGCGAAGGCGCGCCTGAATTCGTCCCCGCGCCACGGAGAGTACGCCGACATCGCCCTCGCCGGCGGCAGTCCGCTGCGTGCGTGGGTGTCGTATCCGGAGCGCAAGGACAAGGCGCCCGTCGTCATTGTGATCCACGAGATTTTCGGGTTGTCCGACTGGATCCGATCGGTGGCCGATCAGCTCGCGGCAGACGGCTACATCGCGATCGCGCCGGATCTCCTCACGGGCAAGGGGCCCAACGGCGGTGGCACCGAGGCCTTCGCGTCGCGCGACGACGTGGTGGCGGGCGTGCGTGGGCTGACGCCAGACGAGGTCGTGGCCAGGCTGAATGCGGTGCGTGACTACGGCGTGAAGCTGCCTGCCGCGAATGGGAAGTCGGCGACGGTCGGCTACTGCTGGGGCGGGTCCACCAGCTTCATGTACGCCACCAGGCAGCCCGGCCTCGACGCTGCCGTCGTGTTCTACGGCGGGTCGCCGTCGGACCTCGGCACGCTCGCGTCAACGAAAGCTGCCGTGCTCGGCCTCTACGGCGAGAACGACGCGCGCGTGAATGCGACGATCGATCCGGCGAAGGCCGAGATGGGGCGCCTGAAGAAGGTGTTCGACACGCACATCTACGCGGGCGCCGGCCACGGCTTCCTGCGCGCGCAGTCGGGCCAGAATGGCGCCAACCTGAAGGCCACGCAGGAGGCGTGGCCGACGATGCTGGCGTTCTTCAAGAAGTATCTGTAACGGTGGCTACTTGAAGCTGAGGCCGGCGCTGAGGACGAACATCGTCACGACGGGGTTGCCGATGTAGTCGCCTTCGAGCGGCTGGGCACCGATGCGGTAATAGCGGCCGTCGAACGTGAAGGCGACGTGCTCGCCGATGAACCAGCGGGCACCACCGCCGACGTTGAGCGTCAGCGTCTGCGGGCCGTACGTCAGCGCGGATTCGGCGCGCCCTGCCCTGATCTGCGAGAGCCCCACGCCGCCGCCAAGGTAGCTCCATCCGCGGCTGCTGCCGAAGTTCAGCGATACCTGCGGCACGATGCCGCGCACGCGGTATTCGCCTTCCGTTGTCGTGACGACGGTCGACGCGTCGGCGCCAGGCGCCTGCGTGCCACCGATCATCAGCAGCGATGCGCCCACCCCCAGCGTCACCTTCCCGCGCACGGGATAGACGTGCGCGCCGGCGTCGAAGCCGAGCACGCGCTTGGGAAGCTCCTCCGCGAGGAGGCCGCGCGGTGCCGCCAGTTCCTCCGAGCGGCCGACGCTGGTGAACGCCCCGCGCACGTCGATTGCGAACGGCCCCGGCGGTTCGGGCGCCTGGGCCCACGCCCCGACGGGCGAAGCCAGTAAGCAGACGCTGACGAGTAACAGCGAGCGGGTCACGGAGCGCATCGCAAGCAGTATAGGCGGGAGAGGCGGGGAGTGGCCGTGCGCCCGGGTACAATCTGCCGCATGTCCAGTTCCCAGCGTGCGTTCGCGTCGCGCTCCGCTCGTGCCCTGCTCGTCACCGCCGCCGTGTCGATGGCCGCGTGCTCGACGCCGACGTCGCACGTGGCACCGCCGGGGCCCGACCTCGAATCGATCGACGCCGCGCGTCTCGAAGCACACGCCGCGTTCCTCGCCGACGATCTGCTGGAAGGGCGCGCGCCGGGTGCGCGCGGCGGCGATCTCGCGGCGCGCTACGTGGCCACGCAGTTCGCGCTGCTCGGTCTCGAGCCAGGCGCGGCCGACGGCACGTTCTACCAACCCGTCCCCATCGTCGAGGCGACAGTTTCGCGCGAGCGTACGACGATGAGCGCGCGTGGTTCGAAGGGACGGCGCGCGTTCACGATGGGCAGGGACCTGTCGCTCATCGCGTCCGTCGACGCGCCATCGGTCGCGCTCGATGCGGAGGTGGTCTTCGTGGGCCACGGCATCGTCGCGCCCGAGTACGACTGGAACGACTACGACGGTGCGGACGTGACGGGGAAGGTCGTCATGGCGATGGTCAACGATCCGCCCGCGACCAACGCGGAACCAGACCTGTTCGCCGGCAAGGCGCTCACGTACTACGGGCGCTGGACGTACAAGTTCGAGGAAGCGCTGCGGCAGGGCGCGGCCGGCGTGATCCTCATCCACACGGAGGCCTCGGCCACGTATCCCTTCGGCGTGGTGCTCTCGACGACGATCGGCGAGCAGGTGTTCCTGCCCACTGCCGACGGCGAGCCCGTGCTGCGGCTGAAGTCATGGCTCACCAACGACGCGGCCGTCGATCTGGCCGCGCTCGGTGGACAGGACCTCGATGCGCTGCGGGAGCGCGCACTCACGCGCGGCGCGAAGGCCACGCCGCTTGGCGTCACCGTCTCCTTGCGCGTGACGCAGGCCACCACGCGCAAGACGTCGCCCAACGTCGTTGCGAAGCTGCCGGGGCGCAACGCCGAGGAGGCCATCGTGTTCTCGTCGCACTACGACCACATGGGCCGGCGCGAGACCACCGATGGGTCGGACGGCATCTGGAACGGCGCGCGCGACAACGCGTCTGGCGTCGGCGCGCTGCTCGAACTCGCGCGCGCGTACGCCACGTCGCCGTACGCACCGGGCCGCACCGTCTATTTCCTCGCCACGACGGCAGAGGAGCGTGGCCTGCTCGGATCCGAGTACTTCGTGCAGCACTCGCCGTTTCCCGTGGATCGCATCGCCGCCAACCTGAACATGGACAGCATGAACGTGTACGGGTCGTCGGCCTCGTTCGTGATGCTCGGCGCGGACAGGACGGACGCCGCGGAACTGGTGGAGGAAGTGGCGCGCGCGCAGAACCGCACGCCCGGCACCGACGAGCATCCCGAGCGCGGCTACTTCTTCAGGTCCGATCACTTCCCGTTCGTGAAGGCGGGCGTGCCGGCGTTCTCGCTGACGCTTGGCGATGCGTCGGGCTTCCGTGGCCCGCGCGCCGAGCAGGCGCGCGCCATGTCCGACGCGTACAACGCGACGCACTACCACCAGCCCTCCGACGAAATCTCGCCGGACTGGGACTGGACCGGTGCCGTCGAAGACACGCGTCTGATGGCGGAGCTCGGGTGGCGCATCGCCGCACTGCCCGTGATGCCGGCGTACAAGAGCGGCGACCAGTTCGCACGCATCCGCGCGAAGGACGGGAAGTAGCCCATGCTCGCCACACTCGCGGGGATTCGCGCCGCCGCGGTACGCATCGACCGCATCGCGCGACGGACGCCTGTCGTCGATCTCGCGCCGATCGTCGAGGGCCTGCACGTGAAGTGCGAACAGATGCAGCCCATCGGCGCATTCAAGATTCGCGGCGCATACAACTATCTCGCGCAGCTCGACGCTGACGCGCGCGCGGCCGGCGTCATCACGTACTCGTCGGGCAATCACGGCCAGGCCGTGGCGTACGCGGCGCAGCGATTCGGCATCCCGGCGGTGATCGTGATGCCCGAGACGGCACCGGCCGTGAAGGTGGACGGCGCGCGCCGCTGGGGCGCCGAGGTGGTGTTCGCGGGCACGACGACAGTCCACAGGCAGGAGCGCGCTGAAGCGCTGGCGGCAGAGCGCGGCCTGCTCGTGGTGCCGCCGTTCGACAGCCTGCCGATCGTCGAAGGTCAGGGAACGGCCGGACTCGAGTTGCTCGAACAGGTGCCGGCCGTGCGGACCGTTGTGGTGCCCGTCGGTGGCGGCGGGCTCATCTCCGGCGTCGCGGCGGCCATCAAGTTGTCGGATCCGTCGATTCGCGTGATCGGCGTCGAGCCCGAAGGCGCGCCGAAGATGTCGCAGTCGCTCGCGGCAGGCGTGCCCGTGACGTTGGCATCGGTGAAGAGCGTGGCCGACGGATTGATGGCGGTCAGGCCCGGCACGATCAACTTCGCGCACGTGCAGGCGTTGGTCGACGATGTGGTGACCGTGTCCGACGATGCGATCGTCGATGCGGCGCGCGTGTTGTGGGAGAGCGCGCGCATCGCGATCGAGCCGAGCGGCGCGGCGTCGGTCGCGGGTGCGTTGCCGCGCCTCGACGCCTGGCGCGCCGACGGTCCCGTGGTCGCCGTGCTCAGCGGCGGCAACGTCGGTCTCGCGGAACTCGCGACCCTGATTGCGTCGAGTGCCAGGGGCTGAAACCCCTGGCCTCCATCTGAAAACCGACCGGTTGCCGGTTGCCCACTGCCGGTTGCCGGACTAGGTAGCAAGCGGCGGGCCCTGCGGGACGCGGATGCGCATGCGTGGCGCGGTGTATGCGTGGCGCCTTGCGGTGAACGTGGCGGTGAGGTACTCGCCCATGTGCACGTTGCCAGACATCGTGTCGCCGGTGGCCTTGCCCGAGAACGTGAACGTCACGGAGCTCCCCGGCCGACGCTCGACGCTCCGGACCACGACCTCGTCGCCCTCGACCATGCCCGCGATGTCGCGCGTGCTGAACTCGCCCTGATGCGTGCCCTGCAGCCAGCCGTCCTTCTGCTCCAACGAGAGCGTGTGGCGACCCTGGCTGCTGGCAAACGCAACCTCCACGTCCCAGCGTCCGCTCACGTCGATCGACGGCGCTGCCATTGCCGTCGATCGGGGCGGACGCGTGGCAGACAGCAGTGCATGGATGCGATCGGCCACGATCTTGTCGTCGCCCGGCTGCATCATCCACGCCGCCACGGAGATCGACGTTGTCCCGGCTGCCGCGGCGCCCCGACCGCCTCCGCCCGCACCGACGGCAATCCTGGGCTTGTTCTTCGAGAGATAGTCGGCGGCATCCTCGCCCGTGATGTTGAGAGCGTCGGGGTTCCACGAGATGACGAGCGACGGCGTGCGATTGGACAGTCCCTGCGGCTCGCGCACGGTGGTCGTGACGCCGGGCACCGTGCCCACACGCTTCGCGATCGTGTCGAGCCAGCCGAGCCACGTCTTCCACTCGGCGGCGTGATCGCGCGTGACCCACGCCTCGACGGCGGCCAGCATGCCGAGCGTCTCCTCGCGGCCCACCTTGTTGTCGCGCCCAGGACCATGGTGCGGGGCGCTCGCCTGCCACGCCGACTGCAGCAGCGCCTTGTCGCCGAGCAGCAGACCCGCGCACTGCGGTCCGCGCAGCGCCTTGCCGCCGCTGTAGGCGACGATTGTCGCGCCCTGCTGGAGGTGCACGTTGGGGAAGGTGAGGCCTTCGGCCGCGGCGTCGATCAGGATGGGTACCTTCTTCGGCTTCGCGACCTTCGCGATGTTCTCGAGCGAGAACGGACCAGACATGGTCTCGTTCCCCGCGAGCAGGTAGATCATCGCGGTCCGCGGACCGAGCGCGCGTTCGAGCTCCTCGAGCGAATCGACGGTGATCATCGTCACGCCGACGTTGCGCACGGCGGCGTCGTACACGTTGCGCGAGTAGCGCGGGCAGACGACTTCCGTCTTGTCGAAGCCCGTGAGGTCGGGAATGCGCACGAGGCGTTCGGGGTTGCCGCCGGTGACGCACGCGGCGGTGACATGCTTGAGACCCGCCGCGCAGCCAGACGACACCATGCCCCACTCTGCGCCCGTGAGCTCGGCGAGCCGCTGTCCGACGGCGGCGGCCAGTTCGTCGATCTGCGCGTAGTAGCGCGTCGCGGCATCCATCGCGGCGCGCACTTCGGGCAGTTCGACGGAGCCGCCGATGATCGTGAACGTGCCGCGACAGTTGATGACCGGCTCGACGCCGATCGACTGATAGATCTCCGGCCCTGGCTTCAGCGGCCCTGCGGCCGCAGCGGCGGCGTGCGTGGCGGCGGCGCCGAGCATCGTCGGCATCGCCAGCGCGGGAGCGAGGCGGAACAGATCGCGCCGCGTGACACCCTCCTGCGGCAGGTCGGGAAGGAGATCGTCATGCATGGTGGCCCTATGCTACTGCACTGCATCCGGACATGCGCGTCCGGTGACCCAGTCAGCGCTGAATCAATGCCCGCGCCGCGACGATCGCCTCGTCGAGCGTGGTGACCGCACCATCGAGCTGCTGGTCGTACACGGCGCGCAGCACGTCACCCATCGACGGTCCAGGCGGGACGCCGAGCGCCATCAGGTGCCGACCGAGGAGCAGCGGTGGTGGGGCCGAATGCTCGACACCGAGCGCCGAGACGCGATCGAGGAACCACTGCCCGAACGAGCAGTCGAACGTGCCGCCGCGGCCGTTGCAGTCCGCGTCGGAGAGGCGCGCCAGCAACACCATGTCGACCTTGCGGGCCAGGCGACGGAACGCCCCATCGGAGACAGGCGCGGCGGCCTTCCACCACGACCCGGGCAGCATGTGCCACGCGACGAGCGCGAGCACCTGATTGCGCACCGGGTAGCCGTCGAGCGTGTGGACCTGCAGCGCATCCAGGATGGCCGTGGCGAGCGGTACGCCGGCGCCCTCGTGGCCGGGCGACTTGATGCGGCCGTCAACTTCGGCGGTGACGAGCGGCTTGCCGATGTCGTGCAGGAGCGCGCCGAGCATCAGCGCCACCTGCTCCGGATACGTAAAGTCGCGCTTCCGCGTTGCCGCCTCGTCCACCACCATCGTGGTGTGCGTCCACACGTCGCCTTCGGGATGCCACTCGGCATCCTGCGGGCACGCCGCCAGCGCGTCGAGCGTGGGCCACAGGCGCGCCACGACGCCGAGATCGCGTCCGAGGTGCAGGCCGATGGACGGGCGATGGGCGCGAAGCAGCAGTTTCTCCACCTCGCCCCAGATGCGCTCGGCGGGCAGGTCGTCGAGCGGCGTCTCGCGGCAGACGCGCGCCGTCGCCTCGTCGAGCCGGCAGGCGAAGCGCGCGGCGAACTGCAGCGCACGCAGCACGCGGAGGCTGTCGTCGCCGAACGTCCGTGCGTCGACCATGCGGAGCAGGCGAGCGTCGAGATCGGCGCGGCCGCCGTGCGGGTCGAGGTACGCGTCGGTGAGCGGATCCCAGCCGATCGCGTTCATCGTGAAGTCACGGCGGCTGGCGGCCTCGTCAAACGACAGCCACGGATCGCCGAACACGGCGAAACCCTTGTGCCCGCGACCCACCTTCGACTCACGGCGGGGCAACGACACGTCGAGCCCCTGCACCTTGAAGACCGTGAAGCTCTCGCCGACGGTATTCACCGGCCCCCACTGCGCGAGCAGCGCGCGCAGGTCGTCGGCGGGAATGCCGAACACCTCGATGTCGATGTCCTTGCTCGGGTGTCCCAGCAGCGCGTCCCTGACGTAGCCACCGACGACGAGCGCGCGTCCGCCGCGTGCGCGCACGGCCGTGGCGATCGCATGGACGAGCGCGAGATCCTGCCCCGGCGTGGCGCTGGTCATCGCGGCGTCCGGCTGAACCTGGCCGACACCCAGTCGGCAAGGCCCGGCAACAGTGCCGACGCCGCGGGGATGAGCCGCGTCAGCGCCATCGGATACACGTCGGCCCTTGGGCGTCGCAACGCACGCACCATCGTTGTCGCGACGTGTTCAGGTGATTGGCGAGGGCCGGAGCCCGAGACATCCATGCCCCATTCCTGTGCGATGGCGCTGCGGAACTCCGTTTCGGTGCTGATCGGATACACGAGCGTGACGTGGATGCCGGTCCCCGCGAGTTCGGCGCGCACGGATTCGCCGAGGCCCGCCTGCGCGAACTTCGTCGCGGCGTAGGCACCCATGCGCGGCACGCCCTTGCGGCCGACGATCGACGACACGATGAAGATGTGGCCGTGACGCTGCAAGCGGAAGTGACGACAGGCGGCGCGCGCAGCGTGGAAGGTGCCGAAGTAGTTGACGTCCATCAACCGGCGCATGGCGTCGGCGTCCGTCTCGTCGAGCCGCCCGTTGTAGCCGAGCCCCGCGTTGCACACCATGACGTCGATCCGTCCCGTCGCGGCGATGGCGGTGTCCATCGCGCGATCGACCTGTGCGGGGTCGGTGACGTCACAGGCTACTGGCGTTGCCGCGCCGCCCGCGCCGACGATCGTCGCCGCGACATGTTCGAGCCTGTCGAGCCGGCGTGCGGCCAGCACGACGTGCAGGCCCTCGCGCGCGAACGCTTCGGCGCACGCCTGGCCGATGCCAGACGAGGCTCCCGTGATGACGGCCGTTCGCCGATCGCCCATCCCGGCATCGTAGCAGCGCGGGTGCTATCCTCGGCACCCATGACAGCCGGACGCATGCCCGCGGCCGCCGCGCGAGAGGTGCGCTGACATGGAACGCACGCAGCGGTTGCTCCGCGATCTGGTCGCCATCAACTCGATCAATCCCCTGCTCGTGCCGGGCGCGCCGGGTGAGGCCGACGCCGCGGAGTGTCTGGCAACCTGCCTGCGCGAGAGTGGTCTCGACGTCACGGTGAGCGAGGTGGTGCCTGGCCGCCCCAACGTCGTCGGCGTACTCGACGGCACGCAGCCGGGGCCGACGCTGCTGCTGTGCGGGCACCTCGATACCGTTGGTGTCGAAGGCATGGACGATCCGTTCACGCCCGTCGAACGCGACGGCCGTCTCTACGGACGCGGCACGCAGGACATGAAGGGCGGGCTGGCCGCCTGCGTGGGCGCGGCGCGTCTGCTTGCCGCCGAAGGCCTGGCGAAGGGCCGGGTGCTCGTCGCCGGCGTGGTGGACGAGGAGTTCGCGAGTCTCGGCGCGGAGGCCCTGGTGCGCGACTGGCGCGCTGACGCCGCGGTGATCACCGAGCCGACGGATCTCACGGTGGCGACCGCGCACAAGGGCTTCGCGTGGCTCGAGATCGTGACGCATGGCAAGGCCGCGCACGGCAGCCGGCCCGAAGACGGGCGCGATGCGATTCTCGCGATGGGGCGCGTGCTCGGCGTCCTTGAGCGGTTCGATCAGGAACTGCGCGCGCGTCCGACGCATCCGCTGCTCGGCAGCGGATCGCTGCACGCGTCGACGATCGCCGGCGGCACCGAAGCGAGCGTGTATCCGGCCGAGTGTCGTCTGTCGATGGAACGGCGCACGCTGCCGGGCGAAGACGGTGCGCGTGCGCTGCACGAAGTGGAGCAGATGCTTGCCGTGCTGCGCCGCAACGACGCCGCGTTCCGCGCCGACGCGCGTCTCGTCGTGGATCGGCCGGCGTACGACCTCGACCCGTCGGCGGAACTGCCGCAGCAACTCGTGGTGGCGGCGCGTGCGCGCGGCCTCGAAGCACGCCTCACCGGCATGAGCTACTGGACCGACGCGGCGATTCTTGGCAATGCGGGCATTCCGACAGTGATCTTCGGTCCGCGCGGCGCGGGACTCCACAGTGCGGTGGAGTACGTCGACCTGTCGAGCGTCGACGAGTGCGCGTACACGCTTGCCGCCCTCGCCAGGCAGTTCCTCGGGTGAGCGGTCGCTGACGTATCAGCGCAGGCGGTGCCGGCGTGGATCACCCGCGCAGGTGCGCTGGTAGGCGCGGCCGCCCGTGTCCCATCCCGGCGAATCGTGCCGGCACGACACGCAGCGCAGCGTGACGCGCGACCCTTCGACGTGCAGATAGCGGTCGTGTCCCTGCATGCCACAGATGGCCTGCTGCAGCCACTCGCCGATGCGTGCCAGTTGTTCGGCGAACGGTCGTTGTCGGGCCTGTAGAGCCGGGAATGTGGTGGTGAACGCCGTGGGATGGAATCCACTGGCCATGAGTGCGTCTCCTCCCTGACGCCCCGCACATCAGTGCAGTGCGCCCCTCGTGTATGTCAACGGCCGGGAGCGAGATGGCGAACAGCTACTGCAATTCAGGAACTCGGCGCCGTGGGCTTCGGCTCGAGCAGGTGCTTCAGCTGCCGGCCGTAGTAGCGCAGCACGAAACGATCGCGCACGCGCACCACGGTCCCCTCCTGCTGCAGCACGCCGCGCTCCTCGAGCAGCGCGAGTCCCTGCGTGACAGCCAGGCGTGCATCCGTCGTCTCGAGGTTGGCACCGTCGGCGCCGAGGCGATCGATGAGGGCGGCGACAGCGGAGACCAGGTCGGTGCGCGGCATGGACGGCCGCATCGCGGCGGCCACCAGGGCCGTCGGCAGCACCTTGTGCAGGCGGCCGATGGAGCCGAGCACCTGC
This genomic window contains:
- a CDS encoding ArgE/DapE family deacylase produces the protein MERTQRLLRDLVAINSINPLLVPGAPGEADAAECLATCLRESGLDVTVSEVVPGRPNVVGVLDGTQPGPTLLLCGHLDTVGVEGMDDPFTPVERDGRLYGRGTQDMKGGLAACVGAARLLAAEGLAKGRVLVAGVVDEEFASLGAEALVRDWRADAAVITEPTDLTVATAHKGFAWLEIVTHGKAAHGSRPEDGRDAILAMGRVLGVLERFDQELRARPTHPLLGSGSLHASTIAGGTEASVYPAECRLSMERRTLPGEDGARALHEVEQMLAVLRRNDAAFRADARLVVDRPAYDLDPSAELPQQLVVAARARGLEARLTGMSYWTDAAILGNAGIPTVIFGPRGAGLHSAVEYVDLSSVDECAYTLAALARQFLG
- a CDS encoding SDR family NAD(P)-dependent oxidoreductase yields the protein MGDRRTAVITGASSGIGQACAEAFAREGLHVVLAARRLDRLEHVAATIVGAGGAATPVACDVTDPAQVDRAMDTAIAATGRIDVMVCNAGLGYNGRLDETDADAMRRLMDVNYFGTFHAARAACRHFRLQRHGHIFIVSSIVGRKGVPRMGAYAATKFAQAGLGESVRAELAGTGIHVTLVYPISTETEFRSAIAQEWGMDVSGSGPRQSPEHVATTMVRALRRPRADVYPMALTRLIPAASALLPGLADWVSARFSRTPR